In Rissa tridactyla isolate bRisTri1 chromosome 5, bRisTri1.patW.cur.20221130, whole genome shotgun sequence, the sequence cttccctgggcagcctgttccaatgcttgataaccctttcggtgaagaaactttccccaatatccaatctaaacctcccctggcacaacttgaggccatttcctcttgtcctaccacttgttactggagagaagagaccgacccccacctctctacaacctcctttcaggtagttgtagagagtgataaggtctcccctcagcctccttttctccagactaatgTTTaggcaggatgctgttggccttcttggccacctggctcatgttcagccccATCCCTGCTTACTTCCCGCTCTGCCCCTTCGGCCTCCCCTCACCCCCGGGCTGCCTGCCCGACGTGCGGCACTTCTCACCGCCAGGACGGGACAGGCAGGACGGGAGAGGGCGGCTGCCCGCCGGAGGTTTGAGGTGCACGGCGACCTGAGGAGACCAGCCCGTCAAACGGCCGCCCTCGGAACCTTCCCGCCGCgccgcgcggggccgggcgggcagcgCACCGCGCCGCTTCCGGCTTCCGCAGGGCCGCGGGAGGCAGGTGGGCGCtgaggggcggccccggcccgggcccgggccaCCCCCGCGGCTTCTCCGTCTGGGCAACCGACAGCGGTCGCTGGCTTCCTCAGAGATAAGTGCCGAGAAACGCGGAGCGCGGCGGGACAGGTTGGAAACGCGTTGCGACACGGTttgggggggcggcggcggcggccaggtAAAAATGCTAGAAATAAGGTAAAACAGCGAAAGCTGAAAATCCGCCATACGCGTGTTTTTCCAAAAGCTGATCTGCTATGGGCCTTTCACGGAACAGGCTTGAACCCGGTCGTGAGGGAGCGTCGGCCTCACGCTCGGCAGCCGTTACCGGCGGGACCAGCCGTTACCGGCCGGGCCTCAGCCGTTACCGGCAGAGACGAGGTGCGTTTCCAGAGGAGGGATTCAGTCAGGGACGTGCCTGAGGAAACCTCTGGGCATCTGTGCCCTCATCAGCGCAGCAGTCGCAGAGTATTTCACCACCTTGTCACTGAAAGAGGGACTAAGTCATTGAAATCACgttgctttgaaaattatttaattattaggAGGAATCGTGGGCTGGAGAGATATAAGTATGAAATACGGCtaatacagctttttctttaatattgtAATCTTGTCTAATGCTTGCGAAGTGGTAAAAGAGATCATGTTGAATTCTGAATGAAATCAGATGTGACCCAGCAAATTTACACCGATTCCTCTTGAGATGAATATGCATAAGCTAGAAGCTATTTGGTGGTCAAGTACAAGAAGTCTTAAAAATACGGAAAGCCTCTTTTGGGTGTTAGTATTTGCTTGGCATGACAAGAATAACCCGACAgttcccctgccccccaaatGAATGGCTTGTTACAGCTGTTCATTATACTTGTGACAGCAGGGTGCTTAGCATATCACATAAGACAAGATAATATGACGCAAGGGAATGTCGTGCTCAGCACAGAAGATCCAGAAATCTGCTGGTGCAATCTGCTTTCCTGTCTGCTGCAAAACTTAGTGTGTGTCTTTGGGAACTCATCAAGGACAAGCTtcaagggaggggggaaagataGTGGCATGGTATGAATTTAGATGCCAGACattgtttatgtattttatatagcaCAACCATCAGGTAAAATACACAAGGAACCATTGGAGCTGTGGTGGGAACTCTCCTGTCCTTGCCTGTATTTACCTTAGCAAATAATGCAGAAAGTGAGGAACAGTAGGTGAAACTTACAGTATGCACACAACACATTTTGGGACTTTTCCTTTGAACTACTGCTTACCTCTACACAGCCTCCCGATGTCTGAACtctgctttctttgccacagtaTCAACCATTAACCTGGAGGGTCAcactcactgctgctgctgctctgacccAGTCACTCTGGGGCAATTTGCTCCGAAGTAGAAAACTTCAGATGGTGAAAAGCCCCTCACACAGAGCTGCTCGCAGTTTTGGAGTTCAGATGCTCTGTAGGGCAGCAGGGTCATACTTTCTGGGGCTGAGGAGGGAACCGGGCATGGACCTACTGTGTCCTGGGGAATTTCTCTTACAACAGCATCATAGATGAAAAGGAGGGTGCTAGCATGGCCGTAAGTCTCTGCCTTCAGCAAAAAGACTCTGTTTAAGCAAAAGGTTCACACTGTCTTTCCAGCAGGTGGGTCTTAAGCGAGTAGCTCACTGTAGGCATTTCTTTGGTAACTGGACCTGTTGTTTTAGGTTCTCCAGAGGCACTTTTCTTAGCCATGCACCTGCAGGGGAGCTGAACTGCATACAGATTCCTCTGGGTCTTTCCTGTCTGAACGGTGTTGTAGTGCCTAAATACAATTTTGGGTCATCCATCAGCCTCAGATTACAGAAGCGTTGCTAAAAGCAGAGGTAGAACATACTGCAGAGGCATTTGAAGTACTGATTAGTACCTTTAGAGGTGCGATACTCTGATTTGAAAGGAATTGCAGGTAAACAAAGTTTTTACTATAATAATTTCTGGCACCGTAACACTATTAAGCTCtagtcagaaaataaaaagatggtcAATTCCCTAAACATTTAGGACTCGGGGCAAAGACAACAAACATCTTTAATGGAAGCTCAGAAGGAGAAAGTGATAGAATATTGATGTATAGGATGTTGTTATTTATTGGATGATGTTTGAAAGCCTGATGACTTGATAGCTTTGTTAAGAGGACCTGACATTGCAGTTTAGTTATTGACTTTAGTGCAACCTTCTAAAAACTACCATCTTAAAGATTTCTCATAATCTGTGTCCTCAGTAGTCATTGCGACAGTGTTTTTCATGAAAACAGTTTGTCATTTTGGTGTTTTCAGTTATGAGGTAATGTGAAGTCGTCAAGGTATAATACTAACCATTAGATTCTGTTGTTAAATTGGCATTTGAGCAGTTTGAAAATTAGTGTGCAACCTCATATTGGACTCCCAGTGTCAAAAATGTCACGCTGTAGAATAATGACAGTTGCCAGCAGGCAGCTCAGCAATACAATTTTGACTACAAAATATGACACTAATACAATTTAAACATGGTGCAAAATGCTACAGGATGAGCAAACTGATTTATGTGTGCTATCAAAAACAAATTTTAGTATTTGGTCAGGACAATATATTTCATTAGGAAAGTTAGGATTGTTTGGCTTATTTTATAAGACCTTTTGAACAAAAATACTAATCTTTCTTTCAATCTTAAGCTGCTACAATTCACTGCCTGTTGATGCTGCAGCTCACCTTACAGATGCCAGCACGCATGTCTACATGTCTGCTTGGAGTTAGGGATGAGGCTGGGAAGAGCAGGTACCTCCCATTTCCTCTGGCCAGTGGCCCCAGTAGCCACACATAGACCTACTGGAATCAGCAGAACCTTGCTTGGGCAGAGCTGTCCCATCATGTGGGCTGGTTTCTGCCAAGCCCCAAGTCTGTAGTGATTTTCTTCAAATTCCGTAAGTGGGGATTGAGATTTTAAGATGACACTTGAGTGTCAGTTGTCAATGGCTTGAATCTGCAGTTTGGGAAATCAGAGGCAGAGCAAGGAGCACTGTTAGATGTACTTTTAGCTAAAAGAACTGTGGGTTAGTTGTACAGTGCAATATATCTTGGGGAAACTTGCTAGAGAGGCCAGATTTTCAAAATGGAAGCACTGTCGTGAAGTACCAAAATAAGTGCTAAACACTTCCAAAAATTCACCCATCTTGCCATCTGCAAGGAAGTATGGTTTGGTAGCTACAGCTCGAAGAAGCTTGTCTGTCTGGTCCATAGACTAGGGAGTGTTTTTTTTAGAACTATGttcaataaagcattttttttgtagTGGAGAGATCCTTGCCTCTTCCTTAGCTTTTTTCTTATTCCCATGCTTGCTAAGCACATACCCCTGCTGCCCCTTTCGCTGTCTTCCCCCATCAGATTGTGCTAATCTGAGTCTTGGCGGTgcttgttgggttgggtttttttggttttggttttaaccTGTATCTGGTTTAGAATGTGACACCAACAACAGTTACATCAGCAGAAATGGGGGGATGATAAAGATGGAGCACAAGGAAGCGTGTCTGTCTTGAGTGCCTGTGTTGACAAGAGAAATTCTAACATCAGGCCACACCTTTAATCTCTCAGTTGTTCATTTCATGAAGTCGAGATAGTACTTGCCTAATTTATTATAAACACAGAGTAAACTAAGCATACGTGAGTACTGCACCGTTCATTGTAGAGGTGACAAGAGAACAGTGGTCTGATTGATTGCCTGATGGTCTCACCACTGTATTGCATTGGTTCCCTCCTTGAATGTTAAAATAGACCCATGCGTTGAACCAGATGGAATTAAATTAGTGTAAACCCTCTTGGAAAACAGTGGCATCTTCAGAGCAATGCATTTTTATCTCTTCATTATTGCTAATGTGCTAGAATGATAAATAAGCACTACAAACATCCCCTTTTCCTAGCTCTAAAATCTATATaatgacattttgttttctaagcCTTCATGAAGtgtgaaatttgcatttttgcagtACACCACAATTTGCTTacctgaaaaatgctttttgagtGACTGAAGTAGTTAGTGAGCATGAGGagagaagcaaaagagaaagcgAGACAAATATTGTCCTGATTAAATAGACAAGCAAACCAAAATCAGAGAGGCCCATCACAAATAAACTtaataaacatgtttttttttttaaggcaaaacacTTCAAAGATAGTTAAGCGTAAAGTTTAAGACAGCAAAGTCCTTTCCAGATCACAAGATTCTTCATGATTCATCACATGATTCTTCCTAAGGGACTGTCTCCTTATTCTACATTTGAAACGaaactttcagaaaaggaaatgaatggaGATGAAGCACAATTAACATGGGAACTCCAAGATCCAGTTTTAGTGCTGCATGTGTCATGTATCCATGTATTTACAAACAAAGATGTGTGTGCGTTCATTACATACCTATTCTTTTCCCCCCCAGATAGTGAAAAATGCCTAAAAAGAAGACTGGTGCTCGTAAGAAAGCTGAGAACCGTCGTGAACGTGAAAAGCAGATAAGGGCTTCAAGAGCCAACATAGATTTAGCCAAACATCCTTGTAATGCTTCAATGGTAAAATAacctgaagtattttttcttaCAATACTTGATTTTAAATTACGTAAAACCAGTGATAATACATTGACTATATTTAATGCCACTAGAATGTCATTCTTCCTACCATCTTTCCTTTATATTTAAGGTTACGCTTGCATCAGAAGTATAATACTTGAATAAAGAGTTTGGTTCCTAATCAGAACTTAATTCAGAGTCCCTGCAGGGTCTgtaaattttatgtattttacctagaataaaaataattaccagcattttatgtcttttctttAGGAATGTGATAAGTGCCAAAGGtaagtatttttccccttctaaaaCCAGTAGTTTAATATTAATTGGTTTCAAAATTTTACAGGTCTTTTTTTAAtgcctgcttgccttttttttttcccctccatatgcCTAGACGACAGAAGAATAGAGCTTTTTGCTACTTCTGTAACTCTGTTCAAAAATTACCCATTTGTGCACAATGCGGTAAGTAGAAATAATGAAGTAAAACATGCTATCCTCAGTCCCATCTGGGGGGTTAAACTCTCAGCAGTTAGAGTACCTTTGTCTTAAAGTACCTGTGTGATTTTTGAAGTAGGCTCTTTTAAAACTGTTGTGAATTTCCTCCTTGAGAGGAGATCTTGCTTGATCATGCGCTAGTGCGTATGCCGCTGACCCCCAGAGGTTTGCAAGTCTGGGTCATGGGCTTGTCTTCAGTATCTGCTCTTCAGAAAAATTTGTCTTGCTGCCTTTTAGGATTGAGAACATCTGTTGAGTGTTGCTTTATAACAGCAGCAAACTTAAAAAGGCTCTGACTGCCAGCAAGGTGAcaataaatactgctttttttggATAATATAATTTCTCATCAGTTTACTATCAGTTATAGCCACAGCACATTATTCACCTTGCATGGTTTTGTAATGTAATATGCTATTCATGTTATTTATGTGTGCTAGAGGGATGATGCTTTGAAGTCAGAAGAGAAGGACTCCTAGTGACAGAACTTGGCTCTGAATCAGGCTacagtggcctttttttttttttttaaacagctgcttgCTTGAAGGGGATGTAATAATCATTTCATATTTTGAGGTGAATTTTGTTGTTTTACTGTTTCAACACAACCTTGCAGATTTTCAGTTTGTCATTAAGCAATTTGGCTGTTTTGTAGTTGACTTTCAGAGCTGCTGACACCTGCAGCTTCCAGTGCCTTTATTGGGACCTGCAGATACTGAGCATTTCTGGAAGACGGGTTGTTAGTGTGCAATGGCAGCGTGTCATCCTCCATAAGTCTTCCTTCTGTCATCAGGCAGTGAAGTACTAAAAACATGCTGTCTATCTTACACTATAATACACGTCTGAAGTTAACTCCTGTGCGTCGAATTTATCTTAATCTGCAGTATGTTTCTGGAGGAAAAGCGTTCCTGATAACAGCCAGAGAATTATGTTGAGTCCCAGGGTTTTCCAAGACAAAGACCATTAGAGCTGTTTGGTGCTTAATCAAGCATTGGGGATAGCCCCTATAAACCAACAGCATCTCTCTTGGAGAAGTCCCTAGGTAAGGtagctgtgctgcagtgctccAGACCCCATAATACTCCCCCCCCACTTCACGTTGCCTAGCTCAGCCCACCACCAGtcccttttcccttttgttgttttctctaaGCAGGCAATAACAGAGACACCAAAGGGGTCTGTGGCATGGCAGCTTAAATCAGTGATGAAACTCCATTGCAGTAACCTGGGCTATCtacaagattattatttttttttcttgtataactGCATACAGAGTGTGAATCTTTCTGGTAAAGGCATTTATGTCAGAGGCAAGGAGTAGGGGAAAGTTGTCACCCTACTGCTTGCTTGTGTCAGAATGACTTTTAAGTGCAGACTGTGGCTTTTTCTCCCACCTGTCACCTGCATTTAAAGGGAATTATTTTGTCTAGGAAGTAATCTCTTTTatggctttaaaaaagaaaaaaacacaacaccaacaGCAACCAAAAAAGCAAGTATCCAAGTACCTGTAAGTAATTAAATCATCAGTTGCgcgtgttttgttttttttttccccagagggcTTCAGCCTTGTAGACAGCACATGTTGCTTTCATGGTAGCACAGAACTAGCAGCAGTTTTAGATGCAACTTTTTAAGATGTCACTGCTTGACTTTCACCATAATTttgttctttggtttgttttgacaTTTGAAATTCTTGCCAATGCCTCAAAACACATAGCAAGACAACACATTGCCTCATTATCTCAGCACTGGAGCAAGAGATTTTGGCTGAAAACAGACAATAATTAATTTGATCTAAGGGTGATGTGAGGGTGGTTGCAGACatttgtttgcattatttttacaTAGATTTACAATTAAGTACAGGCATTTGGTTAAGAGTACTGTTCTTACGTGAATGTTCATTctaaattgttttgatttttagataattttcttctggttgcttgccttttttttttttttaaaaacaggaaaaaccaAGTGCATGATGAAGTCTTCAGACTGTGTTATAAAACATGCCGGTGTGTACAGTACTGGACTAGCAATGGTGGTATGTAGACAAAATTACAGCCTTTTTTGCACTATGAGGTCATTCTATGCAAGTctttctgaaaaaattaaaacagaattgAATGATAGCATGTACCatgccaagattttttttctttatcttaccATCACAAACTGATTCTTCCCTTATACTAGAAAcccaaattttgcttttttagattCAACTCTTGCAAACTGTGAAACACATCCTAGATGCTAACAGATCCGTGTTGGTGGCAGGCCCTAAGCACATGCGCTAACAGCGCTGGAGCTTCCATGCCCCGTAGCCAATTCTCAGTCTTCATTAAAATCTAGGATCATTCTATAGAAACCAGTGGACTTTTGCTGTCTTCTCAGTATTGCAGAGACCATCAGCATCACAGAGGAATCTGTTGCATGGCATTAGGggggaattttatttaaaaagaagaaaatcatttGGGCTCTTAGCAGAGATAGTCATTGCTTCTGGCCTTTGAATTTTTGTTCTTAGAAGGACAAGTTAATTACTCTGTCCTAGAAAGCAAGGTAGGACATGTCATAGCCTCCAGATTGTGTATGGACTAAACCTCTGTCCTGTTTCTGCCTCCATTTGTCAGTCAGCTTTTCTCAGCAACACAGCCCACCTTTCCAGTCTGAAGTTCCTAAACTCATTCCGTGTGTTCACTGATGCAGTATTTTCATCAACAATTAATTTGGATTCATCATTGTTTTCTTAGTTTTGCATGTATTTAATGCACACGGTAGCTTGTTACATATGGGCTGATGAGGCTTCTTAAATGCTACAATTAAGGGATAGTTGtagtttaataaaaatgaaaattaaagagtCCAACTTATTTCTAATGAGTTATTTCaccttttctccctgcagagctTGTGTTCTAATATAACATGGTTTAAAATCCAAATGAGCAGTTTCAGCTGTAAGAATCTCGTGGcatttttcagatctttttttgAAATTGCATTTCTGCCAGAACATTGTTATCATTTATGGATCTCAGGTTTCAGCTGGAGGACACAGTTTTCATGCATAAGATTTAAGATAggaactgtaaaaaaaacagaaaaggaataagACAAGGTATTTTGCATTGTATTTAATCCTGCAAAAATGAATATCAAACAAAGAAGATGAACTGTGGAGCAGGTTAATAGGCATAGACATGCAGTTCATACTCTCGCTCAACTGGAATGAACCTACTGAGAGAAGAGATACTTGCATACATTCAGGGTTATAGAATAACAGTCTCACTCTAGGTATTGCAGAAGTCCCAAGATGATATCTTTCTGTAATTGCAGGGCGcaatctgtgatttctgtgaagCTTGGGTGTGTCACGGGAGGAAGTGTCTCAGCACGCACGCGTGTATCTGCCCTCTCGCGGATGCAGAATGTATTGAGTGTGAAAGAAGTGTCTGGGACCACGGTAGGTTGATCACACTTAAAATTAAGAACATCTAAATGATACTTTTCTCCTCACATTGCTTAGGTTACTGTACCTATAGTCTTAACATAGCATTTTAAATCTTCCCTGATTAGTCCTTACAGTAagtttgttcaaagcaaagcattCTCCCCATTTTCAGAGTAGACCTTATGCAGAGGGGAATGAAAACAACCTGCTCAAGAACATACCGTGCTCAACTCAGAAATGGTTATGTAAACTATTAACTATCTATCAGCTGAGTGCTTAACATAATTAAGCACTGCATCAGATTGTCAACACACAATTTTCTGCCATTCccactgttttcttctgcattagtATAGGTATTTGGATTCCCAGTTGCTTAGCAAACTGTACTGATCTTTGTTTGTGGAATCCTTTAAAGTGTTTCAGGTGTGCATCagaggtgagggggtgggagggagggagactgGGTAAGAGAGAAtgtgatttaagaaaaatacttagtgccatattcaaattaaaatgaaggaaaggacTAGAAGGTAATACTTGCTTTATATTTATGCTGTCTTGTATTGTAGGATACGTGGTATTTTTCAGTGTAACGATGGATGGCAATGTCTAATTTAGGACTCTGTTGAAGTATTTGTGACAGAGGGGAGAACTGTTCTTCAGTCAGAAGTACTGCCTAAATTGTTTGCAGAGCCAAACTTGATGCCTGTGCCTGTTGATGATTATTTAAATTGTTTGCAGAGCCAAACTTGATGCCTGTGCCTGTTGATGATTATTTTGCCTTGATAAATCTTTTAGGAGGCAGAATATTCGCCTGCTCTTTTTGCCACAATTTCCTCTGTGAAGATGATCAGTTTGAACATCAAGCCAGCTGCCAAGTTTTGGAAGCAGAGACATTTAAATGTAAGTTCGTTATTCATAGTCCTGTTCACCACAGCTAAACAGACTCTCCAATAGCTTCCTCTGTGATCCAGAATACTCTCCATCGCTTTTTCCAAATAGCTTTTGCCACCACTGGAGGAGGGGGCCTCTGTTTCTTATGTGCTTGCTCTTGATATCCCGTTATCTAGACTGGAGTTTTTCTCTCCGACCTTCCTCCATGCCAGATTGTACATGGCAGTCATTTTCCTGCCTGGCTGTTATAAGGCCTCCCCGGGAAGTTGCCTTTGCAAAAACCAGCCGTCTCTAAATTTGCAGTGTTGGCAGTGGCCAGGACTGCAGCAAAACTCCTGGAactgctgatgctgctgtttAACTCCACAAAGCTCTGCAGGCGAGAAGGAGCTCTCTTCCACAATTCTGACCATATGATGAGCTATTTCTAGATACCTGTTCCTCATGGAAAACTGCTGCCCTAAATAACCTGTGTTAGTCTGGCTAAACTTTCCCAGATTGCTGTGGATGGCCTGTGTGTTGGTGAAGGATTAGCATCTGTTGTTTTTGCAAAAGAAGCAAGTCCTGAGGACGGGCATGACTCAGGAAGCAGTCAGCGAGTCATTCAGTGAGACAGGGTGAGCACAGAAGGAAGTCACAAAAAGAGTGTTCATCCAGAGCACGAACTCACTGTTGGTTTCTTCACTGACCAGTGGACATGTGTGTCAATAATGTGTCGAATGTTGATACACGTCCACTTTTACTGAGTGAAGAACAGGTAGCTGAAAGACTTTACGTCCTTTTGCACTTCAGTTCGTTGCGTGGACAACACTGAAACTGGTATTTGTAAAAGGATACGATGGCCATGCCTGAATTTGCTAGTCCATTACTCATCTCTGGCTGAAACACAGAAACTTCaagggtatttaaaaaaataaaccccagacCACAAACCAAGCCTATGCATGTTTGAAATAACTAATCTTTTGTAGTATTTCTTTTCTACCCACCATTAACTACTGTTTGGTTTATCCCATGAGGCAAGCGTTTATCCTTTCCAAAACTTGTATGCATCTATTTTGactattaaaacattttcaatcCTTATTATAGAAACTCAAAGTGTTCTTTATCATGTATAAGACTGTTTTTCAGAACTAACTAATCTCTTGTCCTCATCGATTTCTCtcaattcagaatattttttgatTTCAATGTTATAGTCTGTCTCTTCAGAAATCTCTTACCTCCTTTTCATCtgccattgttttttttttccccaaccagTTATTTTCTAAGCCTTGATTAGCTTCCCTTGATGTATTCTGCCAGAATATCTTCCTGCATAGCAATATTGAAGCAGCAACAGCTGTTCCACAAGAATGTTTTTTCAGTGATTGTTGGAAGCTTTTAATTCACAGATGTGATGTCACACCCTGAATaaagaaatggcttttctgagGGTTTTCGGTGTGTTCAATGTTTCATGGCACAGTGCAGTCTTGATAGAGAGGCAGGACTTTCGTCAGTGTGTGGTAACAAGATTATGAAACCTGAACTTTTACAGTATACGTGATCTTTAAATGCAGTCATGCAATTGTAGTCTAAATCCCGTTCTAGCTGTGAAAAAGGTTCTCTTACTTTCCATCACTATCtgagagaagttttgttttttgttttttttttaaagtggagatACTCCAGAAGTGTTTTAATACATATGCATTAGCATTTCCAATTCTGTCTTTAAACACATGACAGACCACTAAATCCCATGGCTGTCCTGCTCTTGTGGAAAACTCATGATATTTATTACTTTGAATTAAAAAACTTTGTGTCACAGAGGGAAGGCAAGGTGGAAGGGAATGAGTACTTGCACAGACTGATAAAATACATATTACTGCTTCTTGAGGAGTAACTATTCACCCAACTTCCTGTTGCTCCCAGTTCCTGTATGGTTGCCTTTACTGTACTCCCTCTAGTGGAGTAAAGAAACCAGTTTGAAGCTTCAAGACAAGTTAGATTTTGAGCACCGATTCTGCTCTTTACAGTTTATGTGCCAGCTACAATTCTTTAACACAGTTGAGTAGATTTTCATATGAAGTCCCGTGCAATAAAGTACATTTCTAGAGGACatgacagaaaatacagaacaaaccAATTGTTCTAGGTTTGGAAGTTTGTGAGCTTTAAGGTCTCACATGTCATTTAACTCAGATACAGGTATTAAGGCTGCCATGCCATTGTTTAAAGTGACTGTAAAATGCTAACGCCCCTTCTTTTGACATTGcgagaaaaggaaaagcaaggcaaTCACTTTATACCAAATTGGTTCCGAaacatctgtttttaaaactttggaAACTCAAGAAATAGTTAAACCTTTTCCCCTCTTCAACTTTTACTTTTTGTGTTGAGTTACATTACTGCAATGAGGTTTAGGCTTGGAAAAAAACTATCTAGTAAAATGGTACTGTATGGTAAAATGACTGATGCATGTTGCCAAAGTGCAGTTGTGTCAGGGAATTAGAAATAAATGCCTCAATTACATTATTACATACTTTTACAAGGTTTTAAAAACATCACAGATCCGTGGTTTCCAAGTACTGAATTTTACACGTTGATTTTCTCCAACAGGTGTTTCCTGTAACAGGCTTGGGCAACATTCGTGCCTGCGTTGTAAGGTAAAGAGTAAAGACAGTTGCAAGTAGCTATGATTTTAGACTTGTTCTCCTTAGCTTCCAAGGCTGATATCAAGCCTTGTCTTGTCTTCCTCTACGTTATTAAAAAGAATATTCATACTTTTGTATTAGTTTCTGAAGCCTGGGGCAGACTTATGGGGGACAAAGGGCTTTTATCTGTGTTTGCCTGTTAACCGCAAGCCAGTGTTGTGCATCCTTATGCCAGGTGGGGTGATCTTCATTTTGTCTAGCCCTCTGTGTTTTAATTGAGGTATTACCACGTTTGGgcctttttgaaaaaaagccaaaaacaaatCCCTGGTCTCAAGCAGAATCCAAGGCTATGGAATATGTTTTGATCCAGCATAGAACTaagaaaatttttaaagttttttttttaaaaaaaaaaaacaaagtcaagtGATGATC encodes:
- the ZNF330 gene encoding zinc finger protein 330 isoform X1, which translates into the protein MPKKKTGARKKAENRREREKQIRASRANIDLAKHPCNASMECDKCQRRQKNRAFCYFCNSVQKLPICAQCGKTKCMMKSSDCVIKHAGVYSTGLAMVGAICDFCEAWVCHGRKCLSTHACICPLADAECIECERSVWDHGGRIFACSFCHNFLCEDDQFEHQASCQVLEAETFKCVSCNRLGQHSCLRCKACFCDDHVRSKVFKQEKGKEPPCPKCGHETQQTKDLSMSTRSLKFGRQTGGEDADGASGYDAYWKNLSSSKAGDAGDREDEYDEYEAEDDDEDDNDEGGRDSDTETTDVFSNLNLGRTYASGYAHYEEPED
- the ZNF330 gene encoding zinc finger protein 330 isoform X2, with amino-acid sequence MLQWSFFNACLPFFFPLHMPRRQKNRAFCYFCNSVQKLPICAQCGKTKCMMKSSDCVIKHAGVYSTGLAMVGAICDFCEAWVCHGRKCLSTHACICPLADAECIECERSVWDHGGRIFACSFCHNFLCEDDQFEHQASCQVLEAETFKCVSCNRLGQHSCLRCKACFCDDHVRSKVFKQEKGKEPPCPKCGHETQQTKDLSMSTRSLKFGRQTGGEDADGASGYDAYWKNLSSSKAGDAGDREDEYDEYEAEDDDEDDNDEGGRDSDTETTDVFSNLNLGRTYASGYAHYEEPED